Genomic DNA from Schistosoma haematobium chromosome 1, whole genome shotgun sequence:
GTCTAGATCTTTAGAGGCTATCGCTGGTCAATTAAAATTCTAAGGAAACAAAATTCAAGTGTACCTGTTCATTCGCAACTTCTGGTTTGAGTCCGACGTTAGCTGTATTGATAGCGTAATCCAACAATGTTTTACTTGTTTTTGTCGCTTTCTTATTTTGCTTTCTTCCGCACTTTTTCTTTATTCCTTTACTTCTGGATGAGGAGGAAGCAATGGGTGTAAGGTTATTTTCAATGTGATGGTTATTATTCTGGCACTCTGATTTTTATGTATGCATCAATACCAACTGGCGACCTACCAAAGGGTAAAATGTCATCTGCTGGCGAGTTAAGACCATCTTCAAATAGGAGCTGAGCAGCTAGTGCTAAGGAAGCTTCTTCATTTTCTTTATCTTCTAAAGAACGTAAATGTGAATACTTCTCGATCTCTTTCATATAATAATCATGCACATCTCCTGGCTCGGCAAAACAGTTTGGAATAGGATCTGAAATGGCAATTAATACAAATAATTAAGATTTTCCAAAAATTAATGTAATGTAACTACAAAGATGTTACCTTCACTTCCTCAAGAAAACAACATATAAATCGTCTCACATAAATGTTAACAAACATTAACGTCGATTTTTTGAACAAAAAACCAACCACACCTGTATTTTTCGCTGCAAGGGTTTTGATTTCAAATTCAGACAAGGAAGGAGACATTCCCGATTCCTTGGCATTATAATAATTTGGAAAAAGGCTtcgaatttcattttctttactTTCGGAAATCACTGAATCTATATCTTTTACTCTCCGTAGCCAGTTTGAAAGTCTGTATCTGCAAATAGGACATTGATATGCAGTGAAGTTTAAAGCCTGAACTATGCAGTCCTTGCAGAATTGGTGATTGCAAGGGAGATGAACTGGTTTGAACAAGACATTAAGGCAGATTGAACAAGTTAAGTCCATTGAGCACTGGCAGCAATTCGAGTACAGCAGAAATCAGTCAGTGATTCACAGTATAGTGGTTTGGAATATACCTACAGGGTTCAAAAAGATTGATAGCCGATGAAACATTTTgtgaatgtttttttaattgtaACTAGCGAATAAAGATGACATATAACACAAAGTTCTTATCAAAGTTTAAAAGAACAAGAACTGTGAAcatataaatacataatttggTGACAAGACTCATCTTTTGCATGAAGTAACCTAAAAACAACTAGGTTCTCATTGAAAAATGAGAAGTGATTTTAAATATTTGCTTATTTGATCTTCCAGACAATAATGAGACCAACAGAGGTAGGTTCCAGA
This window encodes:
- a CDS encoding hypothetical protein (EggNog:ENOG410VCBB~COG:O); this encodes MDLTCSICLNVLFKPVHLPCNHQFCKDCIVQALNFTAYQCPICRYRLSNWLRRVKDIDSVISESKENEIRSLFPNYYNAKESGMSPSLSEFEIKTLAAKNTDPIPNCFAEPGDVHDYYMKEIEKYSHLRSLEDKENEEASLALAAQLLFEDGLNSPADDILPFECQNNNHHIENNLTPIASSSSRSKGIKKKCGRKQNKKATKTSKTLLDYAINTANVGLKPEVANEQILCDETFARRLQIKYSKLLDNMEEHKRLKGRK